One Maribacter cobaltidurans genomic window carries:
- a CDS encoding DUF433 domain-containing protein — translation MVREKLELGAGIYTITSISDILKIKKNKISHIFNYYYNYKLEDSSNHKYLLDIEGHKAVNFLSLVEIKIFYTLREHGIKYPTTFKAHEFLSKELKTPYPFAHHEILISGSDILFELDSKDLIKADESKQTAIKGIVLPFCKKIEYNSKNIAKSYYPLGKEKSIIIDPEHQFGEPTIKNTNILVQSVAEMYNAGDSKELISNIYNLNYETINDAISYYNQSA, via the coding sequence ATGGTACGCGAAAAACTTGAACTAGGAGCTGGTATATATACAATTACAAGCATTTCCGATATTCTTAAAATTAAGAAGAATAAGATTTCGCATATTTTCAATTATTATTATAACTATAAACTCGAAGATTCATCAAATCATAAGTATTTATTGGATATTGAAGGTCATAAAGCTGTAAATTTTTTAAGCCTTGTTGAAATAAAAATTTTTTACACTCTACGTGAACACGGTATTAAATATCCAACAACTTTCAAAGCGCATGAATTTCTTTCCAAAGAATTAAAAACGCCCTATCCGTTTGCTCATCATGAAATATTGATTTCTGGATCTGATATTCTTTTTGAATTAGATAGCAAGGATTTAATAAAAGCAGATGAATCCAAGCAAACTGCAATCAAAGGCATAGTCCTTCCTTTTTGTAAGAAAATCGAGTATAACTCGAAAAATATTGCAAAATCCTATTATCCATTAGGAAAAGAAAAATCTATTATAATAGATCCTGAACATCAGTTTGGCGAGCCAACAATAAAAAACACAAATATTCTCGTCCAAAGTGTTGCTGAAATGTACAACGCAGGAGATAGCAAGGAGTTAATTTCAAACATTTACAATCTCAATTATGAGACTATAAATGATGCGATTTCCTATTACAATCAATCTGCTTAA
- a CDS encoding amidase: protein MQKSFCGKHIFLVVLILTFFLSACGGSKKFSKKDVKRSQDLVGLSFTKKQIDTLYPYLKRNKKGYDSLRKYPLDYTVFPAIKFDPLPFHFSQKTQAGIPSWDIPDSVEVPTLKSELAFYTIPQLASLIKNEKITSVELTQFFIDRIKKYDNVLQSTITITEELAMEQAKKLDAELQAGKYRGILHGIPYGVKDLMSVKGYKTTWGAEPYKNQEFDMTATVVEKLQDAGGVLIAKLVSGSLARGDVWFGGKTKNPWDIKQGASGSSAGSGSATSAGLVPFALGTETLGSITSPSTRNGITGLRPTYGRVSRYGVMSLSWSMDKIGPMARNAQDCAIVYSIISGKDPKDPTTTDYPFGFDKNKDVATLKVGYLKKDIDKDTSKSKDNLTKALEIFKKMGIKMDSLELPDDVPFNSFDIILRAEAGAFFDDLVLSADVDKMVEQDQRSRANSLRQARFIPAVEYLQANRHREVLIEKMNELIKDYDVIISPSFGNRQLVITNLTGHPVIAIPTGLDKDKHPTSITLVGNLYDEASILLLAKAFQENTEFDEMHPEGYMD, encoded by the coding sequence ATGCAAAAGTCCTTTTGTGGTAAACACATATTTTTAGTTGTATTGATATTGACTTTTTTTCTAAGTGCCTGCGGGGGATCAAAAAAGTTCTCAAAAAAAGATGTAAAACGAAGTCAAGATTTAGTGGGACTTTCCTTTACCAAAAAACAGATTGACACCCTGTATCCTTATTTGAAAAGAAACAAGAAAGGATATGACTCCTTGCGAAAATACCCTTTGGATTATACGGTGTTTCCCGCCATAAAATTTGATCCTTTACCCTTTCACTTTTCACAAAAAACCCAAGCGGGAATTCCATCTTGGGATATTCCCGATAGCGTGGAAGTGCCCACCTTAAAATCGGAATTGGCTTTTTATACCATTCCGCAATTGGCTTCCTTGATTAAAAACGAAAAGATTACTTCGGTTGAATTGACCCAATTCTTCATTGACAGGATAAAAAAGTATGATAATGTTCTTCAATCTACCATTACGATAACGGAGGAACTGGCCATGGAACAGGCCAAAAAATTGGATGCGGAATTGCAAGCCGGTAAATACCGAGGCATCTTACATGGTATTCCCTATGGAGTAAAAGACCTTATGTCCGTCAAAGGTTATAAAACCACTTGGGGAGCGGAACCTTACAAAAATCAGGAATTTGATATGACGGCTACTGTGGTGGAAAAACTTCAAGATGCCGGGGGAGTATTGATTGCCAAATTGGTCTCCGGTTCCTTGGCGCGTGGGGATGTTTGGTTTGGTGGTAAAACAAAAAACCCTTGGGATATAAAACAAGGGGCAAGCGGTTCATCTGCAGGTTCCGGGTCAGCTACTTCGGCAGGACTGGTTCCCTTTGCGTTGGGTACCGAAACCTTGGGCAGTATTACTTCCCCCAGTACCCGTAATGGCATTACCGGCCTACGCCCTACTTATGGTCGTGTAAGCAGGTATGGTGTTATGAGCTTAAGTTGGTCCATGGACAAAATTGGTCCTATGGCCCGTAATGCTCAAGATTGCGCAATTGTTTACAGCATCATATCTGGAAAAGACCCTAAAGACCCTACTACCACGGACTATCCTTTTGGTTTTGACAAAAACAAAGATGTTGCCACCCTTAAGGTAGGATACCTAAAAAAAGATATCGACAAGGATACCTCAAAATCAAAGGACAATCTGACCAAAGCCTTGGAGATTTTTAAAAAAATGGGCATAAAAATGGATTCGTTAGAATTACCGGATGATGTGCCTTTCAATAGTTTTGATATTATTTTGAGGGCCGAGGCAGGTGCATTTTTTGATGACTTGGTCCTTTCGGCAGATGTGGACAAAATGGTGGAACAGGACCAACGCTCTAGGGCCAATTCCCTTCGTCAGGCCCGATTTATTCCGGCAGTAGAATACCTACAGGCCAATAGACATCGGGAAGTATTGATTGAGAAAATGAACGAACTGATCAAAGATTACGACGTCATCATCTCACCATCCTTTGGAAATAGACAGTTGGTCATTACGAATTTAACGGGACACCCCGTTATTGCCATTCCAACCGGGTTGGACAAGGACAAACACCCCACCAGCATCACTTTGGTAGGGAATCTCTATGACGAGGCCAGTATTCTTCTATTGGCAAAAGCCTTTCAAGAAAACACGGAATTTGATGAAATGCATCCAGAAGGGTACATGGATTAA
- a CDS encoding Mrp/NBP35 family ATP-binding protein: protein MKIDKKEVLKALETITVPGEGQNMVESGSVKNIQIFGDEVEVDITIKNPSLQARKKTEVEILKAIHKKVYEKAKIKVNIKVDAPSTPPKVNEIKGKPIPGIQNIIAVASGKGGVGKSTVTANLAVTLAKMGFKVGLLDADIYGPSMPIMFDVAHEKPLAVNVNGKSKMKPVENYGVKLLSIGFFTQPNQAVIWRGPMASKALNQMIFDAHWGEIDFMLLDLPPGTGDIHLSIMQSMPVTGAVVVSTPQEVALADARKGVAMFQQESINVPVLGIVENMAYFTPAELPDNKYYIFGKEGAKHLAEDLDVPFLGEIPLVQSIREAGDVGRPAALQTATPIESAFEELTKNVVQEVVNRNENIPPTEAIKITTMAGCSAVKKK from the coding sequence ATGAAGATAGATAAAAAGGAGGTTTTAAAGGCTTTGGAAACCATTACGGTTCCTGGTGAAGGGCAGAATATGGTGGAAAGTGGATCCGTGAAAAATATTCAGATTTTTGGGGATGAGGTAGAGGTAGACATCACCATAAAAAATCCAAGTCTTCAGGCCCGTAAAAAAACGGAGGTTGAAATCCTTAAGGCCATCCATAAGAAAGTGTACGAAAAGGCAAAGATAAAGGTGAACATCAAGGTAGATGCTCCTTCCACTCCCCCTAAGGTCAATGAAATTAAAGGAAAGCCAATTCCCGGCATTCAAAATATTATAGCTGTAGCCTCGGGTAAAGGTGGTGTAGGCAAATCTACGGTAACGGCAAACTTGGCGGTTACTTTGGCGAAGATGGGTTTCAAGGTAGGACTATTGGATGCCGATATTTATGGACCTTCCATGCCCATTATGTTCGATGTGGCCCATGAAAAACCCTTGGCGGTAAATGTCAACGGAAAGTCCAAAATGAAGCCTGTTGAAAATTATGGGGTAAAATTACTTTCGATTGGATTTTTTACCCAACCGAACCAAGCCGTTATTTGGAGGGGGCCAATGGCCTCAAAGGCATTGAACCAAATGATTTTTGATGCCCATTGGGGAGAAATAGATTTTATGTTGTTGGATCTACCCCCTGGAACTGGGGATATCCACTTGAGCATTATGCAATCCATGCCCGTGACAGGTGCGGTAGTGGTAAGTACTCCGCAAGAAGTCGCCTTGGCCGATGCTCGAAAAGGAGTGGCCATGTTCCAACAAGAATCCATTAATGTCCCCGTTTTAGGAATTGTAGAAAATATGGCCTATTTTACTCCAGCGGAGTTGCCTGATAATAAGTACTATATTTTTGGGAAGGAGGGTGCTAAACACTTAGCGGAAGACTTGGATGTTCCTTTTTTGGGTGAAATACCCTTGGTACAGAGTATACGAGAGGCCGGTGACGTAGGTAGGCCGGCAGCCTTGCAAACCGCAACACCTATTGAATCTGCCTTTGAGGAACTGACCAAAAATGTGGTTCAAGAGGTAGTGAACAGAAACGAAAATATTCCGCCAACTGAGGCGATCAAGATAACAACAATGGCAGGCTGTTCTGCCGTTAAAAAGAAGTAG
- a CDS encoding NifU family protein: protein MTSDDLKEKVEKALDEIRPFLQSDGGDISLISIDNGNSVKVKLHGACVGCSVNQMTLKSGVEMTIKKYAPQIEEVINVVE from the coding sequence ATGACTTCGGATGACTTAAAAGAAAAAGTAGAAAAGGCCTTGGATGAAATTCGTCCCTTTCTGCAAAGTGATGGTGGGGATATCTCCTTGATTTCCATCGATAATGGAAATTCCGTAAAGGTGAAGTTACACGGTGCCTGTGTGGGATGCAGTGTAAATCAAATGACACTAAAAAGTGGTGTTGAAATGACCATTAAAAAATATGCCCCCCAAATAGAAGAGGTTATCAACGTAGTAGAATAA
- a CDS encoding NAD(P)/FAD-dependent oxidoreductase gives MIKTDILIIGAGPTGLFAVFEAGLLQLKCHLIDALPQAGGQCSEIYPKKPIYDIPGFPEVLAGDLVDNLMEQIKPFQPSFTLGERAETIEKLDDGTFVVTTNKGTQHNAPVVAIAGGLGSFEPRKPLLENLSEYEDNGVSYMIKDPEVYRDKKVVIAGGGDSALDWSIFLADVASEVTLVHRRNEFRGALDSVEKVQNLKNQGRINLITPGEIVGLQGEGQLESVTIRKTTNAAEDITLEVDNFIPLFGLSPKLGPIADWGLEIEKNAIKVDTFDYQTNIPGIYAIGDVNTYPGKLKLILCGFHEATLMCQSAYQRIFPDKKYVLKYTTVGGINGFDGSKKEAPKAVIKAID, from the coding sequence ATGATTAAAACAGATATACTTATAATAGGGGCCGGTCCAACAGGCCTTTTTGCCGTTTTTGAAGCAGGATTGTTACAATTAAAATGCCACCTTATCGATGCGTTACCGCAAGCTGGTGGACAATGTTCTGAGATATACCCCAAAAAACCCATCTATGATATTCCAGGTTTTCCGGAAGTTCTTGCCGGTGATTTGGTGGATAACCTCATGGAACAAATTAAACCTTTCCAACCCAGTTTTACTTTAGGGGAAAGGGCCGAAACCATTGAAAAATTAGATGATGGTACCTTTGTGGTCACCACAAATAAGGGGACCCAACATAACGCTCCGGTAGTGGCCATTGCCGGAGGGCTTGGAAGTTTTGAGCCAAGAAAGCCCTTGTTGGAAAATCTTTCGGAATATGAGGATAACGGGGTATCTTATATGATAAAAGATCCTGAGGTTTATCGTGATAAAAAGGTCGTTATTGCAGGTGGTGGTGATTCTGCATTGGACTGGAGCATATTTTTGGCCGATGTTGCATCCGAAGTGACCTTGGTACACCGAAGAAACGAATTTAGAGGTGCCCTGGATTCGGTTGAAAAGGTACAAAACCTCAAAAATCAAGGAAGGATTAACCTAATAACCCCTGGAGAAATAGTAGGCTTACAAGGGGAAGGGCAATTAGAATCGGTTACGATACGGAAAACTACCAACGCCGCCGAAGATATTACTTTGGAGGTAGATAATTTTATACCCTTGTTTGGACTTTCACCCAAATTAGGGCCAATTGCGGATTGGGGTTTGGAAATTGAAAAAAATGCCATCAAAGTAGACACGTTCGACTATCAAACCAATATTCCCGGAATCTATGCCATTGGGGATGTTAATACCTATCCCGGCAAACTCAAATTGATTTTGTGTGGTTTCCATGAAGCCACATTGATGTGTCAAAGTGCCTATCAAAGAATATTTCCAGATAAAAAATACGTTCTAAAGTACACGACCGTTGGAGGTATTAACGGATTTGATGGTTCAAAAAAAGAAGCTCCCAAAGCAGTAATAAAAGCGATTGATTAA
- a CDS encoding 2Fe-2S iron-sulfur cluster-binding family protein, which produces MTDIKIKITDRDGVLHEVDAPTDMNMNLMEVVRSYELAPEGTIGICGGMAMCASCQCYVKSDHDLPEKSDDEEAMLAEAFNVRENSRLGCQLHISEDMDGLEVELAPEEL; this is translated from the coding sequence ATGACCGATATAAAAATCAAAATAACCGACCGTGACGGTGTATTGCATGAAGTAGATGCCCCAACCGATATGAACATGAACCTGATGGAAGTGGTGCGTTCCTATGAATTGGCTCCTGAAGGAACTATTGGGATTTGCGGAGGAATGGCCATGTGTGCGTCTTGCCAATGCTATGTGAAATCTGACCATGACTTACCGGAGAAAAGTGATGATGAAGAGGCCATGTTGGCGGAGGCTTTTAATGTTCGTGAGAACAGCCGTCTTGGGTGCCAGTTACATATTAGTGAGGATATGGACGGACTGGAAGTTGAGCTTGCACCTGAGGAACTTTAA
- a CDS encoding ABC transporter ATP-binding protein produces the protein MAEKKVSTLQAFKTIIWPRRKLVFIGLLLIVISKAASFVAPVSLRYFLDDIVPNKNYDFLKILVIVVILSFLVQAIMSFLLTKVLSIQAQFMISELRAQVQKKVLALPIRFFDNTKSGALVSRIMSDVEGVRNLIGTGLVQLVGGTITAVVSLILLLRISPTMTLLTFIPLILFAVIALKAFKIIRPVFRERGKINAEVKGRLTETLGGIRVIKGFNAEEQEGKVFEEGVERLYQNVKKSLTATAVMTSSSTFLLGLATTGIMMGFGGYKMMQGELSTGEYFEFTFLLALMVAPIVQMSNIGSQLTEALAGLDRTEELMNQVTEADDKDRTIELKQIKGDMRFEDVSFAYEEDKEVLHNISFEAKAGDVIALVGSSGSGKSTIAGLAASFLNPDSGTITIDGIDLSKVDLTSFRQFLGVVLQDDFLFEGTIRENILFPRPDATEQELRDAVKAAYVDEFTDRFDDGLDTVIGERGVKLSGGQRQRIAIARAVLANPQILILDEATSNLDTESESLIQKSLAELTKGRTTFVIAHRLSTIRKADQILVIENGRIAEQGTHEELIATEGRYYNLFTYQARI, from the coding sequence ATGGCAGAAAAAAAGGTTAGTACCCTACAGGCATTTAAAACTATTATTTGGCCCAGAAGAAAACTGGTTTTTATCGGACTATTGTTAATCGTTATCAGTAAGGCGGCAAGTTTTGTGGCCCCGGTATCCCTTCGGTACTTTTTGGATGATATTGTTCCTAATAAGAACTATGACTTTTTAAAAATTCTGGTAATCGTTGTAATTCTTTCGTTTCTGGTACAGGCCATTATGTCCTTTCTATTGACAAAAGTACTGAGTATACAGGCGCAGTTTATGATATCGGAACTTCGCGCGCAGGTCCAAAAAAAAGTACTTGCACTTCCCATTCGCTTTTTTGACAATACAAAGTCGGGCGCACTGGTATCCAGAATCATGAGCGATGTGGAGGGTGTACGTAACCTTATTGGAACCGGTCTTGTACAATTGGTTGGAGGAACCATTACGGCGGTTGTTTCCCTTATTCTCTTATTACGAATTAGCCCCACTATGACCTTACTGACCTTTATCCCCTTGATACTGTTTGCAGTAATTGCCTTAAAAGCCTTCAAGATCATTAGGCCGGTTTTTAGGGAAAGAGGCAAAATAAATGCAGAGGTGAAAGGCCGACTAACGGAAACTCTTGGAGGAATACGGGTCATTAAAGGCTTTAATGCCGAAGAACAGGAAGGAAAAGTATTTGAAGAAGGCGTGGAACGTTTATATCAAAACGTAAAGAAAAGCTTAACGGCAACAGCGGTAATGACCAGTTCATCTACCTTTCTTTTAGGATTGGCCACTACAGGCATTATGATGGGTTTTGGAGGATACAAAATGATGCAGGGCGAATTAAGTACAGGCGAGTATTTTGAATTTACCTTTCTATTGGCCCTTATGGTCGCCCCCATTGTTCAAATGAGCAATATAGGAAGTCAGCTTACTGAAGCCTTGGCCGGATTGGACCGAACCGAAGAACTCATGAATCAAGTGACCGAGGCAGATGATAAGGACAGGACCATTGAACTAAAACAAATAAAAGGCGACATGCGCTTTGAGGATGTTTCCTTTGCCTATGAGGAGGACAAGGAGGTATTGCACAATATCAGTTTTGAGGCCAAGGCAGGAGATGTCATAGCGCTTGTTGGAAGCTCCGGTTCGGGTAAATCGACTATAGCAGGTTTGGCAGCCAGTTTTCTGAATCCGGATTCCGGAACCATAACCATTGATGGTATTGACCTTTCAAAGGTTGACCTAACCAGTTTCCGCCAGTTTTTGGGAGTGGTCCTACAGGACGACTTTCTATTTGAAGGCACCATCCGTGAAAATATTCTTTTCCCCAGGCCGGATGCTACCGAGCAAGAACTACGGGATGCCGTTAAAGCTGCTTATGTTGATGAATTCACTGATAGATTCGATGATGGTCTGGACACCGTCATTGGGGAGCGGGGGGTAAAACTTTCGGGTGGCCAACGACAACGTATTGCTATTGCACGTGCCGTACTGGCAAATCCACAAATTTTGATACTGGACGAAGCCACTTCCAATCTGGATACCGAGAGCGAATCCCTAATTCAAAAAAGTTTGGCTGAACTTACCAAAGGTCGAACAACCTTTGTCATTGCCCACCGTTTGAGTACCATTAGAAAGGCCGATCAAATCTTGGTCATTGAAAATGGAAGGATTGCAGAACAAGGCACCCATGAGGAATTGATAGCCACCGAGGGTAGATACTATAATCTGTTTACGTATCAGGCGAGGATATAG
- a CDS encoding ABC transporter ATP-binding protein — MKLVLETRNINKHFYKPKDFHVLKDISFGIQPGEFTSIVGKSGCGKSTLLYILSTMDTEYTGELYLNDQLITGKSNEELSRIRNRHIGFVFQFHYLLAEFSVLENVMLPAKKLAEKSLKEIEHDAHEKLKMLHIGHLAQQRASRISGGEKQRVAIARALINNPTILMGDEPTGNLDSHNSENVFNIFKNLAQEKGLSLLVVTHDNDFAKRTDRIIEMEDGSILK; from the coding sequence ATGAAATTAGTACTCGAAACAAGGAACATTAATAAACACTTCTACAAACCCAAGGATTTCCATGTACTTAAGGATATTTCTTTTGGGATTCAACCCGGGGAATTTACCTCAATAGTGGGAAAGTCCGGTTGTGGAAAATCTACGTTGCTTTATATTCTGTCCACCATGGATACGGAATATACAGGTGAACTTTATCTAAATGATCAACTGATAACCGGTAAATCCAATGAGGAACTTTCAAGGATAAGAAACAGGCACATAGGGTTTGTATTTCAGTTTCATTATCTGCTCGCGGAATTCAGCGTACTTGAGAACGTAATGCTGCCAGCAAAAAAACTTGCCGAAAAATCCTTGAAAGAAATTGAACATGACGCCCATGAAAAATTAAAAATGCTCCATATTGGGCATTTGGCCCAACAAAGGGCTTCCCGCATTTCTGGTGGTGAAAAACAACGTGTGGCCATAGCCCGCGCATTGATCAACAACCCTACCATTCTTATGGGCGATGAACCCACTGGAAATCTAGATAGCCATAATTCTGAAAATGTCTTTAATATCTTTAAGAATCTTGCCCAAGAAAAGGGGCTTTCGCTTTTGGTAGTAACCCACGATAATGATTTTGCAAAACGCACAGATCGCATCATTGAAATGGAGGATGGTAGCATATTGAAATAA
- a CDS encoding ABC transporter permease gives MTNWSVILKIARTHLTTKMKSTVTAALGVTFGIGAYITMAGFMTGLNNLLDGLTLNRTPHVRLYNEIAPSKKQPISLYTDFEGGFNVVTSIKPKETQIKIHNALPILKYLKTNDDVKGATPQLQAQIFYLSGSIELGGMLIGADIMEEARLSNINDYIVSGSPEALKNNANGILLGAGLADKMSLSVGDRIQVATVSGSIFPLKIVGIYQSGLAEIDNSQSYVNLKTAQRILGQPENYITDIHIKLFDIEAAPAMAIRWERQFDIQAIDIKEANAQFETGSSIRNLITYAVSLTLLIVAGFGIYNILNMLIYEKMKDIAILKATGFSGRDVSLIFISQAVIIGLLGGILGLMVGFGLSVLIDNTPFETEALPTIKTYPINYNPLYYAIGIGFALLSTFIAGYLPANKAKNMDPIKIIRGT, from the coding sequence ATGACCAACTGGAGTGTCATCTTAAAAATTGCACGAACACATCTAACGACCAAGATGAAAAGTACGGTGACCGCTGCCCTAGGTGTAACTTTTGGTATAGGGGCTTATATTACCATGGCCGGCTTCATGACCGGGTTGAACAACCTACTCGACGGACTTACCCTTAATCGCACACCCCATGTTCGATTATACAACGAAATTGCGCCATCCAAAAAGCAACCTATTTCCTTATATACCGATTTTGAGGGGGGCTTCAATGTAGTTACATCCATAAAACCCAAGGAAACCCAAATAAAAATTCACAATGCACTGCCCATATTAAAGTATCTTAAAACCAATGACGACGTTAAGGGCGCTACCCCGCAGTTGCAGGCCCAGATTTTCTATCTTTCAGGTTCAATAGAATTAGGAGGTATGCTAATCGGGGCCGATATCATGGAAGAAGCCCGACTTTCCAATATCAACGACTATATTGTATCGGGAAGTCCAGAAGCCTTAAAGAACAACGCCAATGGTATTTTACTTGGTGCGGGGCTCGCGGATAAAATGTCGCTCTCGGTAGGTGACCGTATTCAGGTTGCCACGGTTTCGGGCTCTATTTTTCCCCTAAAAATTGTAGGTATCTATCAAAGCGGATTGGCAGAGATAGATAATTCCCAGAGCTATGTAAACCTGAAAACGGCCCAGCGAATTTTAGGACAACCTGAAAACTATATCACGGACATTCATATAAAATTGTTTGATATAGAAGCGGCGCCCGCGATGGCAATAAGATGGGAGAGACAATTTGACATACAGGCCATAGATATCAAAGAAGCCAATGCACAGTTCGAAACGGGCTCGAGCATACGAAACCTGATTACCTATGCTGTTTCCCTAACCTTATTGATTGTTGCCGGATTCGGTATTTATAACATTCTCAATATGCTGATTTATGAGAAAATGAAGGATATTGCCATCTTAAAAGCTACGGGTTTTTCGGGCAGGGACGTGTCCCTTATCTTCATCAGTCAGGCAGTCATTATTGGACTATTGGGCGGTATTCTGGGCCTTATGGTTGGGTTTGGCCTTTCGGTGTTGATTGACAACACACCCTTTGAGACAGAGGCACTTCCCACAATAAAAACCTATCCCATCAATTATAATCCGCTCTATTATGCCATAGGTATCGGCTTTGCCTTACTATCCACCTTTATCGCCGGATATCTACCTGCCAATAAAGCGAAAAATATGGACCCTATTAAAATAATCAGGGGAACCTAA
- a CDS encoding efflux RND transporter periplasmic adaptor subunit gives MRKVALLFITLWFISCGNQEEKVYPKKMFMTESVYASAKVQPDSLYQAFAAVSGILKTNLVEEGDLVKNGDPLIQIINSAPELNADNARLNLNLAEENYKGSAAVLTALEDEIQAAQLSLRNDSINYFRQKRLWEQQIGSQVQFENKKLAYELSQNKFRLAKNRYDRTKKELSTQWQQARNSYKTAKTNVEDFTVTSKINGKVYALFKQPGEIVTTMEPLAAVGSKDVFIIELLVDEVDIVKISPGLQVLVTLDAYKNTVFEASIHKIYPRKDERSQTFKVEGVFKDPPKTLYPGLAGEGNIIIAEKENVLTLPKSYLINGNQVRTKNGIVQLKIGLQSLDQVEVLEGIDENTAILKPEE, from the coding sequence TTGAGAAAAGTTGCTTTATTGTTCATCACATTATGGTTCATTTCCTGTGGGAATCAAGAGGAAAAGGTCTATCCTAAGAAAATGTTCATGACAGAATCTGTCTATGCTTCAGCAAAGGTTCAACCGGATAGTCTTTATCAGGCATTTGCCGCCGTATCCGGAATTTTGAAAACTAATTTGGTGGAAGAGGGCGATTTGGTCAAAAATGGAGATCCTTTGATTCAGATTATAAATTCCGCACCAGAACTCAATGCGGACAACGCCCGGTTAAACCTGAATTTGGCAGAGGAAAATTACAAGGGCAGTGCTGCCGTTCTAACCGCATTGGAGGATGAAATTCAAGCAGCCCAACTTTCCTTAAGGAACGACTCTATCAATTATTTTCGACAAAAAAGACTTTGGGAGCAACAGATCGGTTCCCAAGTACAGTTTGAGAATAAAAAATTGGCCTATGAACTCTCCCAAAACAAATTTCGATTGGCTAAAAATCGCTACGATCGCACAAAAAAAGAACTTTCCACGCAATGGCAGCAAGCCCGTAACAGTTACAAAACCGCAAAAACCAATGTAGAGGATTTTACCGTCACTAGTAAAATAAACGGAAAAGTCTATGCACTTTTTAAGCAACCCGGAGAAATTGTAACCACTATGGAACCTTTGGCGGCGGTAGGCAGTAAGGATGTATTTATAATCGAGTTGCTTGTGGACGAAGTGGATATTGTAAAAATCTCCCCGGGATTACAAGTACTGGTTACCTTGGATGCCTATAAAAACACCGTTTTTGAAGCATCCATCCATAAAATTTATCCAAGAAAAGATGAGCGCTCACAGACATTCAAGGTAGAGGGCGTTTTTAAAGACCCTCCAAAAACCTTATATCCGGGATTGGCAGGAGAGGGTAATATCATTATTGCGGAAAAGGAAAATGTATTGACCCTGCCCAAGTCCTATTTAATCAATGGGAATCAAGTACGTACAAAGAACGGGATTGTACAGTTGAAAATTGGACTGCAGAGCCTAGATCAGGTGGAAGTTCTGGAAGGAATAGATGAAAACACCGCCATTCTAAAGCCCGAAGAATGA